Genomic segment of Cronobacter dublinensis subsp. dublinensis LMG 23823:
CGAAGCTCATTGCGGCGGCGCGTAAGGGGTTTGCCGAAAAAGGCTTTGCCGCCGCCTCAATGGATGAACTCACCGCGAGCGTCGGCCTGACGCGCGGCGCGCTGTATCATAATTTCGGCGATAAAAAAGGGCTGCTCGCCGCCGTGGTGGCGCAGGTGGATGGCGAGATGGCGCAGCGCGCGAAGGCCGCTGCCGCGAACGCCGGCGATGACTGGGCGACGCTGCTTGCCGAAGGCGTGGCGTATATCCGGATGGCGCTGGATGAAGAAGTGCGGCGCATCGTGCTGCTGGACGGCCCGGCGTTTCTCGGCGATCCGGCGCAGTGGCCAAGCCAGAACAGCTGCCTTGATGCCACGCGCCAGACGGTTATCCGTATGATGGAGAGCGGGGTTATCAAACCGGTCGATCCCGACGCCGCCGCGCGGCTGCTGAACGGCGCGGCGCTCAATGCCGCGCTGTGGGTGGCGGCAAGCCCCGATCCGCAGCAGGCGCTGCCGAAGATGATCGACGCCTTTACGCTGCTGGCAGGCGGTCTGCGCGCCTGAGTGGGCTGCGTTTATGCGAAAAAAGGATGGCTTGGGCCATCCTTTTTTGTCAGCGAAATCGAAAAAATTGATAAGTCGCGACGGGTTTCTTTCAGTCCAGACGTCACAGCGAGGATTGACGGTATAAAACAGGCTGACAATGACAGAAGCGAAAGCCCACCAGAGCATACAGTTGTTATTATGATTTTTAGTAAGCATCGGGGAATAACAATGGCACTGACCGGACCCCTTTATACCCCGTTCCCCTTAAACGAAGCCGTTTTAATTTCAGGGTTAGCGGGCAGCTAAAAAACCATCCTTTTTGCGTTCTGCGCATCCCGGTCCAGACTAAAAGCGGGGCTGCGCCGTCCTGCAAGCCTGTGGCGGTGCGGCAATCTGCTGATTAAAGGGGGCCGGTATGTCTGAAGAGCGAATGATCAACACCACCATCGTCATCACCGGGGCGTCGAGCGGTTTTGGGCGTGGCGCGGCGTTAGCGCTGGCGAAACGCGGCGCGAATGTGGTGCTGGCGGCGCGACGGGGTGAGGCGCTGGAGGCGCTGGCGCAGGAGATCAACGCCGGTGGCGGCCACGCGCTGGCGGTGGAGACGGACGTCAGCCAGCCTGATCAGGTGGAGCGTCTGGCGCAGGCGGCGATCGCGCGCTTCGGGCCGATTAACGTCTGGATCAATAACGTCGGCATTGGGGCGCTCGGCTGGTTCTGGGAGATCCCGTTGGCCGATCACGAACGTCTGGTGGATGTAAACCTCAAAGGCGTCATCTACGGCGCGCACGTAGCGGTAAAACATTTCATTGCCCAGGGCTTCGGCGTGCTGATCAACACCGGCTCCGTGGACAGCGAAGTGCCGCTCGCGTTTCAGTCGAGCTACGCCGCCACCAAAGCGGCGGTCCTGAGCCTCGGGCGCACTATCAACGAAGAGCTGCGGCTCAATGACTATAACGACATCAAAGTGGCGACCATCATGCCGTGGGCGGTGGATACGCCGTGGTGGACCCACGCCGCCAACTATACCGGCCACGCGCCGCGCATGGCCGCGATGGACTCGCCGGAGAAAGTGATCGACGCGATGGTCAAAGCCTGCTTCAAACCGGAAGAGGAGATCCCGGTGGGCTGGAAGGCGCGCTCGTCTAACCTGTCGCACCATCTGTTCCCGGACATGACCGAGAAACTCTCGGCGAAGGTGATAAGCCGCTCGGTGGAAAAAGCGCAACCGCTGGCGCCAACGACCGGTGCGATTTATCAGCCGATGGCCGACACGACGACCATCGACGGCGGCATTCGGGCGCGCATGAAGGAAGAGGATAAAGACCGCTAAAGGTGAAACCCGCCGGGAGGCCCGGCGGGTGCGGCTTAAAAATCGTAGCTCATGGAGAGTTTCAGCGTGCGCGGTTTGCCCTGATAGAGGTAAATGCCGCTGCTTTCCACGGTCGACCAGTATTTCTCATTGGTGACGTTATCGATGCCCGCGCGCCACGTCACGGTATTCTGCTGATCGTTAAGCGTCATGCGGTAACGCACGCCGAGATCGAGCGTGGTGAAGTCGTCCAGCTTGCGGGTGTTGGCGGCGTTAACGTACTGCTCGCCGGTGTGGTTCACCCAGGCGCTGGCGGTCAGCCCCTCGACCGGCGCGATATCCACCTCGCCGCCCACGCGCATCGCGAAGCGCGGCACGCCGACGGCGTCGTGACCGTCATTCGCGCCGTCTTTGGTGCGGGTCATTTGCGGGTCAATCCAGGTGGCGCTGGCGTTCAGGCGCAGCCCCAGCACCGGCTCGCCGAAGAGGTTCAGCTCCACGCCGCGGTTGCGCTGCTCGCCGCTGAGCGCGTAGATATTGGTGACGCTGTCCTGGGTGGCGACGGGCTTTTTGATTTCAAAGGCGGTCAGCGTGCCGCCGAGCCGCCCGAAGTCAATTTTCACGCCTGCTTCATTCTGCTTTGAATGCAAAATGCCGGTGCTCTCCCCGTAGTTGGCGGCGGTAGCCGGCGCGCTGCCGCCAGGCTCCAGCGATTCGGTATGGTTGGCGTAAAGCGATACCTGTTCGGTCGGCTTGTAAACGATGCCGTAAGTCGGCATCCAGCGGCTGTCGTTAAAGCGCGAATCGAGAGTTTCATCGCCCGTTTTGGCGCTGTATTTGCGCACCACCACTTTCTGATGGCGCGCGGCGACCGTCAGCAGTACCCGGTCATCCAGCACGCCGAGCGTATCGCTCAGCAGCCAGCCCTGGGTGCGCGAGCGGCCGGTGGTCGGCGGCGAGCCGTAGTTGCCGCTGGCGCTGGCGTTGGGCGGGCGGCCCACGTCGCGCGGATCGTAAATATTGACGGTTTTGGTGGTTTTCGCCATGCGCCAGGCCGTGGCGTCGCGGCGCGCGATGGCCGAATACCCCAGGTTCACCTGATGCGAAATAAACCCGGTGTCAAAGCGCCCGCGCACGCCGCCCATCCCGCTGGCATTATCGATAATTCGGTTGGTATCCATGCGACCCATCGTGGCGTCGCCGTCGGCGTTAATCAGCCGCGGTGTGGCGTACAGCCCTTTCTCATGGCTGTGCTGGCCGCCGAAGCCGCCATAGAGCGTCCAGTCGTCGGCGAGCGCATACTCAGCGCGCGCCATGCCGAACTGGCTTTCGAGATCGCTGTAAACCCAGTCCTGGCTGTAATTCTGCGTTGCTTTCGGCACGGCCGGAATGAAATCGACATTGCGAACATCCACCCCGATTCGCCCGCCGTGGAAGCCCTGTTTCTGATAACCCAGATCGAGCGAGGTTTTGAGGCGATCGCCTTTATAATCCAGGCCGACGGAAGCAAAGGTAGTGCGGCGCTTTTCATTATCCACCGCCGTCTCGCCTTCGCGCTGCACCAGGTTTACGCGCACGCCGAACTGGTCCGTCTCGCCGAAACGCCGTCCGGCATCCAGCGTGACGCCCGCCTGACGTGCTGAGGTGTAATCGACGCCAAGCCGGGTGAGCGGCAGGGCGTCGGCATGTTTCGGCTCAAGGTTGATAACGCCGCCCACGCCGGTGGTGGACGCGCCGTTGACCAGCGCGTTGGCGCCTTTGAAGATCTCGACGCGGTCAACCATCGCCATCTCCACCACCTGACGCGGCATCACGCCGCCAAGACCGCTGAAGGTCATGTCGTCGCCTTCCAGCGCAAAGCCGCGAATGCGGTAGGTCTCCTGGAAGTTGCCGTAGCCCTGCACGTTCTGCACGCCCGCATCGTTACGCACCACGTCAGCGACGGTGCGCGCCTGCTGATCTTCCACGAGCTTTGAGGTAAAGCTGATGACGTTAAACGGCACGTCCATCGCGCGCTGCTCGCCGAGCATCCCGAGCCGCCCGCCGTGCGCCACCTGACCATCCAGATAGGCGGGTGGCGGCGTGTCGCCGCCCGGCGTAAACGCCTCGCGGGCGGCCTGCACCACGATAGTCTCTTCCGCGTGCGCGTAAGACGCGGCGCAGCCCACGGCCATCGCCAGCAGCGTCTGGCGTAACGTTACGTGTTTCATCCCCGAGGTTGTCCTGTCATTATTTTTGTAAGGAAACGGGCCCCTTGTCGGGCCCGTAAACGGTTATTTCAGGTCGATGCGCACCACCTGCTCCGGCCCTTTGGTGGAGTGGTCTTTGTTAAAAGGCTGTTTGACGGTGACCCACAGCGTCTGGCCATCTGGCGAGAGCAGCAGGCTGTTCGGATTCGGCGGCAGATCCCACTGCTTTTTCACCTTATAGGTGGCGGCGTCAAGGCTCAGGAGTTTTCCGCCGTCGCGCCGGGTGATGTAGATCTCCTGGCGCTGCGGGTTGAATTTCACCGCCAGTGAATCGCCCACGTCGAGCTGTTTAATGACGTCGCCGCTGCGGATATCCAGCACCAGCGTGGTTTTCGCTTTCGAATTGTCGGTGACGAACAGGCGGCCGGTCGCCGGATCTTCCGCCATGTTCAGCAGCAGCGCCGGTTTGTCGCCAAGCGGTTTCCAGCGCTTCTCAATGCGCTGCGTGGTCGGGTTGATAACAAGAATTTCGCCGCCGCCGTTCGCCGCGTAGATCCGTTGCGTGGCTGGGGAGAAGTGCAGGCCCGTGACCCATTTGCCCGCGTTTTTAATGCGTTTTTTAAGCTTCAGCGTTTTCGCGTCAACCACCCAGATCACCGCCGGATCGGCGACGGCACCGACATACAGCATGCCGTCGTGCCAGAGAATTTCACGCGCCCCGGACGGGAAGCCTTTCTCGTTACGCTCGCCAAACAGCAGGCGACCGGTGATTTTCCCGGTGGCGGTGTCGAGCGCGCTGATGCCGCCATCGAGCGAGTTGGTCACCCAGACCGTTTTACCGTCCGGCGCGGTGGCGATGCCGAAATTTTTCAGGTCGGTATGGGTTTCGCCGAGCGTGATCAGCGACTGCGGATCGAGCCTGTAAATTACGCCGCCCTGCACGTCCTTAAACGACTGCGCGGTGGCGACATAGAGCGCGTTGCCCGCCGGGCTTAGCGCCATCTCATACACGCCGTAAGCGAGTTCGCGCTTCACGAGGTGATCGTGCTGGGTGTGTGCTGCGGGAGCCGGAGCGGTGGCCGGGGCGGGGGAAGGGTGTGTCGCGCAGCCGATAAGGGCGAGCGTCACCAGCAGCGCCAGGGCGCCGGTCTTGTGGTTCATCAGACAACTCCATTTGGTTTAACTTATTGTCAGATAACGCAAAAGGGGATTTTCCCG
This window contains:
- a CDS encoding TonB-dependent receptor, which gives rise to MKHVTLRQTLLAMAVGCAASYAHAEETIVVQAAREAFTPGGDTPPPAYLDGQVAHGGRLGMLGEQRAMDVPFNVISFTSKLVEDQQARTVADVVRNDAGVQNVQGYGNFQETYRIRGFALEGDDMTFSGLGGVMPRQVVEMAMVDRVEIFKGANALVNGASTTGVGGVINLEPKHADALPLTRLGVDYTSARQAGVTLDAGRRFGETDQFGVRVNLVQREGETAVDNEKRRTTFASVGLDYKGDRLKTSLDLGYQKQGFHGGRIGVDVRNVDFIPAVPKATQNYSQDWVYSDLESQFGMARAEYALADDWTLYGGFGGQHSHEKGLYATPRLINADGDATMGRMDTNRIIDNASGMGGVRGRFDTGFISHQVNLGYSAIARRDATAWRMAKTTKTVNIYDPRDVGRPPNASASGNYGSPPTTGRSRTQGWLLSDTLGVLDDRVLLTVAARHQKVVVRKYSAKTGDETLDSRFNDSRWMPTYGIVYKPTEQVSLYANHTESLEPGGSAPATAANYGESTGILHSKQNEAGVKIDFGRLGGTLTAFEIKKPVATQDSVTNIYALSGEQRNRGVELNLFGEPVLGLRLNASATWIDPQMTRTKDGANDGHDAVGVPRFAMRVGGEVDIAPVEGLTASAWVNHTGEQYVNAANTRKLDDFTTLDLGVRYRMTLNDQQNTVTWRAGIDNVTNEKYWSTVESSGIYLYQGKPRTLKLSMSYDF
- a CDS encoding YncE family protein, which encodes MNHKTGALALLVTLALIGCATHPSPAPATAPAPAAHTQHDHLVKRELAYGVYEMALSPAGNALYVATAQSFKDVQGGVIYRLDPQSLITLGETHTDLKNFGIATAPDGKTVWVTNSLDGGISALDTATGKITGRLLFGERNEKGFPSGAREILWHDGMLYVGAVADPAVIWVVDAKTLKLKKRIKNAGKWVTGLHFSPATQRIYAANGGGEILVINPTTQRIEKRWKPLGDKPALLLNMAEDPATGRLFVTDNSKAKTTLVLDIRSGDVIKQLDVGDSLAVKFNPQRQEIYITRRDGGKLLSLDAATYKVKKQWDLPPNPNSLLLSPDGQTLWVTVKQPFNKDHSTKGPEQVVRIDLK
- a CDS encoding TetR/AcrR family transcriptional regulator → MAARRRIDTMEENRAKLIAAARKGFAEKGFAAASMDELTASVGLTRGALYHNFGDKKGLLAAVVAQVDGEMAQRAKAAAANAGDDWATLLAEGVAYIRMALDEEVRRIVLLDGPAFLGDPAQWPSQNSCLDATRQTVIRMMESGVIKPVDPDAAARLLNGAALNAALWVAASPDPQQALPKMIDAFTLLAGGLRA
- a CDS encoding SDR family NAD(P)-dependent oxidoreductase, which gives rise to MSEERMINTTIVITGASSGFGRGAALALAKRGANVVLAARRGEALEALAQEINAGGGHALAVETDVSQPDQVERLAQAAIARFGPINVWINNVGIGALGWFWEIPLADHERLVDVNLKGVIYGAHVAVKHFIAQGFGVLINTGSVDSEVPLAFQSSYAATKAAVLSLGRTINEELRLNDYNDIKVATIMPWAVDTPWWTHAANYTGHAPRMAAMDSPEKVIDAMVKACFKPEEEIPVGWKARSSNLSHHLFPDMTEKLSAKVISRSVEKAQPLAPTTGAIYQPMADTTTIDGGIRARMKEEDKDR